Proteins found in one SAR324 cluster bacterium genomic segment:
- a CDS encoding HAD family hydrolase: protein MKNSTRIQAICFDLDGTLLDTLADIGNAANAALLQFNLPTHPLESYRYFVGEGASRLMEKILPQAFTSDEWRDQLLEAFEEEYALGWKQQTCLYAGIADLLDELTQATWPLAVLSNKPDAFTQQCVQHFLGSWPFRIVRGQQAGIPRKPDPIGMQLIAQELSLPVEALCLVGDTSVDMQTAANAGSCPIGVSWGFRKVEELQEHGARLVVDSPAELITWLRKQHAEFS, encoded by the coding sequence ATGAAGAACTCAACGCGTATTCAAGCAATTTGTTTTGACCTCGATGGTACTCTACTCGATACATTGGCAGATATTGGCAATGCCGCAAATGCTGCGCTGCTACAATTTAATCTACCAACGCATCCACTGGAAAGTTATCGTTATTTTGTGGGGGAAGGTGCCAGTCGCTTGATGGAGAAGATACTCCCACAGGCATTCACCTCCGATGAATGGCGTGATCAGCTATTGGAGGCCTTTGAAGAAGAGTATGCCCTAGGTTGGAAGCAGCAGACCTGCCTCTATGCTGGAATTGCGGATTTGCTGGATGAATTGACTCAAGCCACTTGGCCTTTGGCGGTTCTTTCAAACAAGCCGGATGCCTTCACACAGCAATGCGTGCAACATTTCCTCGGATCTTGGCCTTTCCGAATTGTTCGAGGGCAACAAGCCGGTATTCCCCGAAAGCCAGATCCAATTGGTATGCAACTGATTGCTCAAGAACTTAGCTTGCCAGTCGAAGCACTCTGCTTGGTTGGAGATACCAGTGTCGATATGCAGACCGCCGCGAATGCGGGCAGTTGCCCGATTGGAGTTAGTTGGGGTTTCCGGAAAGTTGAAGAACTTCAGGAGCATGGAGCACGCTTGGTGGTTGATTCTCCAGCAGAATTGATAACGTGGTTACGAAAGCAGCATGCTGAATTCAGCTAA
- the rplU gene encoding 50S ribosomal protein L21 — MYAIIQAGGRQHRVTPGEVVRLDRMQSEQGTTFETDQVLLLQTDDGEVRVGTPVVSGAKVQGEVVEHMKDRKVIVFKRKRRKGYRRKQGHRQQYTLVRISEISA, encoded by the coding sequence ATGTACGCAATCATTCAGGCCGGAGGCCGTCAGCATCGTGTCACGCCTGGTGAGGTAGTACGGCTGGACCGCATGCAGAGTGAGCAGGGCACAACCTTTGAGACAGATCAAGTGTTGCTGCTCCAAACAGATGATGGCGAGGTTCGTGTGGGAACGCCTGTGGTTTCTGGTGCCAAGGTGCAGGGTGAGGTGGTTGAGCACATGAAAGATCGCAAGGTCATTGTGTTCAAGCGCAAGCGCCGCAAAGGCTATCGTCGCAAGCAGGGCCATCGACAGCAATACACACTGGTGCGCATCTCTGAGATCAGCGCCTGA
- the rpmA gene encoding 50S ribosomal protein L27 translates to MAHKKAGGSSRNGRDSIGKRRGVKRFGGQIVKAGNILVRQVGTTFHAGQNVGVGKDYTLFALSDGVVSFTRKRNDRCFINVLPAVAEASLAATEA, encoded by the coding sequence ATGGCACACAAGAAGGCTGGCGGCAGTAGCCGCAACGGACGCGATTCAATCGGCAAACGCCGTGGCGTTAAGCGCTTCGGCGGACAGATCGTTAAGGCAGGGAATATACTAGTTCGCCAAGTAGGGACTACCTTCCATGCAGGTCAAAACGTGGGTGTTGGCAAGGATTATACACTCTTTGCCCTCAGTGACGGTGTGGTCAGCTTCACTCGCAAGCGCAATGACCGTTGTTTCATCAATGTTCTCCCTGCGGTAGCAGAAGCTTCCCTGGCTGCTACGGAAGCATGA
- the trpS gene encoding tryptophan--tRNA ligase produces MSRLRALTGIKPSGTPHLGNYLGALRPALQLQQTHDTLYFIADYHALTTVREPAQLKEHTYDLVAVFAALGMDFDQHTFFRQSDIPEVTEFSWILSCITAKGLLERAHAFKDAESKQQEVNLGLFCYPVLQAADILLYDSNFVPVGKDQKQHLEMTRDIALRFNHLYGEDVLVVPEPLIGEEVATIPGLDGQKMSKSYNNVIPLFAPAKQVRKSIMRIQTDSLGVEDPKDPDQCNIFQLYRHFTTAEEQATLAECYRAGGMGYGEAKQQLFEAVEQELGEAREAYFQLREQPKTLEGILEKGRDKARRVALEVRKRVRNSVGL; encoded by the coding sequence ATGAGCCGTTTGCGTGCCCTGACAGGCATCAAGCCTTCGGGCACTCCCCATCTGGGCAACTACCTTGGTGCCCTGAGACCCGCGCTGCAATTGCAGCAAACGCACGATACCCTCTACTTCATTGCTGACTATCACGCTCTGACTACGGTTCGCGAACCCGCCCAACTGAAGGAACATACCTATGACTTGGTGGCGGTGTTCGCTGCCTTAGGTATGGACTTCGACCAACATACCTTTTTCCGTCAGTCCGACATTCCAGAAGTTACAGAATTCAGTTGGATTCTCTCCTGCATCACCGCCAAGGGCTTGCTGGAACGAGCACACGCCTTCAAAGATGCGGAGTCTAAGCAGCAGGAAGTCAATCTTGGTCTCTTCTGTTATCCAGTCCTCCAGGCTGCTGACATTCTGCTCTACGACTCGAACTTCGTACCTGTGGGTAAAGACCAGAAACAGCATCTGGAAATGACTCGTGATATCGCCCTACGCTTCAATCATCTCTATGGAGAGGATGTGCTGGTGGTGCCTGAGCCACTGATTGGGGAAGAGGTGGCGACGATCCCGGGACTAGATGGTCAGAAGATGAGCAAGTCCTACAACAATGTGATTCCCTTGTTCGCTCCTGCCAAGCAGGTTCGTAAATCAATCATGCGGATTCAGACCGACTCTCTTGGAGTGGAAGATCCCAAAGATCCTGACCAGTGCAACATCTTTCAACTCTATCGACATTTCACCACAGCAGAAGAACAAGCCACTTTGGCAGAGTGCTACCGAGCGGGTGGGATGGGCTACGGCGAAGCAAAGCAGCAACTGTTTGAAGCGGTAGAGCAAGAATTGGGAGAAGCTCGAGAAGCTTATTTCCAGTTGCGCGAGCAGCCCAAGACTCTGGAAGGAATCTTGGAAAAAGGTCGTGATAAAGCTCGACGAGTTGCTTTGGAAGTTCGCAAACGAGTGCGCAATAGCGTTGGTCTCTAA
- the purB gene encoding adenylosuccinate lyase, whose product MKPPIPDVLAQRYASTAMCELWSATGKIRLEREFWIAVMKAQQAVGVEISEAAIEAYEQVKDQIDLERIAERERVLRHDVKARIEEFCELAGEQQIHKGLTSRDLTDNVEQLQILRSLSLLEDKYIAVLYQLARWAERTRDWLLVARTHNVPAQPTTLGKRLAMFGEEMLQALQRLQSLCANYPLRGLQGAVGTQLDQHILLQDPKKVRELEVAVCQHLGGTVQLQAVGQVYPRSLDTEVVHCLFGLSSGISSLAKTLRLMAGQGLFTEGFQSGQVGSSAMPHKVNARNAERITGLHQVLNGYVNMLMGLSGDQWNEGDVACSVVRRVALPGAFWAFDGQLETMLTVLQEMGFYEDLIRREVDQQLPFLATTTILMAAVCKGGGREQLHDCIKQHALQVAEELRSGIRLENNLLQRLAEDPALPLDLQELQLLLTDSERLVGSAPEQVNAFLKRVARLVFEHPNAQAIKPEPLL is encoded by the coding sequence ATGAAACCTCCAATTCCTGACGTTCTGGCTCAGCGTTATGCAAGCACTGCAATGTGTGAATTGTGGTCAGCAACAGGAAAGATTCGTCTGGAACGTGAGTTCTGGATTGCTGTGATGAAAGCACAGCAGGCTGTTGGTGTCGAAATTTCAGAAGCTGCGATTGAGGCTTATGAGCAAGTCAAAGATCAGATTGACCTAGAGCGAATCGCAGAACGTGAACGTGTGTTACGGCATGATGTCAAGGCCCGTATCGAAGAATTCTGTGAGCTCGCCGGAGAGCAGCAGATTCATAAGGGTCTGACCAGCCGAGATCTGACAGATAACGTTGAGCAGCTACAGATTCTCCGCTCACTATCCCTCCTTGAAGACAAGTACATCGCAGTCCTCTATCAGTTGGCCCGCTGGGCTGAGCGCACCCGAGATTGGCTGCTGGTGGCTCGCACACACAATGTTCCCGCCCAACCAACCACTCTTGGGAAACGTCTCGCCATGTTCGGTGAGGAGATGCTACAGGCTCTCCAGCGCTTACAAAGCTTGTGTGCTAATTATCCTTTGCGAGGTTTGCAAGGTGCAGTCGGAACCCAACTAGACCAGCATATCCTCTTACAGGATCCAAAAAAGGTTCGTGAACTGGAAGTGGCTGTCTGCCAGCACTTGGGTGGAACAGTACAGCTTCAGGCGGTAGGCCAGGTCTATCCTCGCAGCCTCGATACAGAAGTAGTGCATTGTTTGTTCGGGTTGAGTTCTGGCATCAGTAGCCTGGCCAAGACACTCCGACTGATGGCAGGGCAAGGATTGTTCACAGAGGGCTTCCAGTCTGGTCAGGTTGGTTCTTCGGCAATGCCCCACAAGGTCAACGCTCGCAATGCCGAACGTATTACTGGCTTGCATCAGGTGCTCAATGGATATGTGAACATGCTGATGGGACTCAGCGGGGACCAGTGGAATGAGGGCGATGTTGCCTGCTCGGTTGTTCGGCGAGTGGCGCTACCCGGAGCCTTCTGGGCCTTTGATGGTCAGTTGGAGACCATGCTGACCGTTTTGCAGGAGATGGGATTTTATGAGGATCTGATTCGTCGTGAGGTAGATCAGCAGCTCCCTTTCCTGGCAACCACAACAATTTTGATGGCAGCTGTGTGCAAAGGAGGAGGTCGAGAGCAGTTGCATGACTGTATCAAGCAGCACGCTCTGCAAGTGGCAGAAGAGCTCCGCAGCGGAATTCGCTTGGAAAACAACCTGCTGCAGCGCTTGGCAGAAGATCCCGCACTGCCTTTGGACCTGCAGGAGCTACAGTTGTTGCTTACGGACTCTGAACGTTTGGTTGGTTCAGCTCCAGAGCAGGTGAACGCCTTCCTGAAAAGAGTGGCTCGCTTGGTCTTCGAGCACCCAAACGCCCAAGCAATCAAGCCAGAACCACTTCTCTAA